One Eubacteriales bacterium mix99 genomic window carries:
- a CDS encoding TatD family hydrolase, with the protein MLFDSHAHLDDEQFDGDRDALIRSLPARGVSCVLNAGDSLVSSGRAVELAEKYDFIYAAVGIHPHGAVRMQEEDLKALAELAKHPKVVAIGEIGLDYHYDNPPRDIQKKRFIDQLKLSSEENLPVIIHDREAHGDTLDILKSHRPARGKCVMHSYSGSWEMAKVLLDMGCFLSIGGPVTFKNAGKAVEIAEKIPLESLLIETDSPYLTPHPYRGHRNDPGMVRLVAERIAQIRGMEYDEVARITLENACRFFGIRPPAE; encoded by the coding sequence ATGTTGTTTGACAGTCATGCGCATCTGGACGATGAGCAGTTTGACGGGGACCGGGATGCGTTGATCCGCAGTCTGCCGGCCAGGGGCGTTTCCTGTGTTTTGAATGCCGGCGACAGTCTGGTTTCTTCCGGGCGTGCCGTGGAACTGGCCGAAAAATATGATTTTATCTATGCGGCAGTGGGGATCCATCCTCATGGGGCGGTCCGGATGCAGGAGGAGGATCTGAAGGCTCTTGCAGAGCTGGCTAAACATCCCAAAGTGGTTGCCATCGGAGAGATCGGACTGGATTACCACTATGACAACCCGCCCCGGGATATTCAGAAGAAACGGTTTATCGATCAGCTGAAGCTTTCTTCGGAGGAGAACCTTCCCGTGATCATTCACGACAGGGAAGCCCATGGGGATACACTGGATATTCTGAAATCCCATCGGCCAGCCCGGGGAAAATGTGTGATGCACAGCTATTCGGGCAGTTGGGAAATGGCGAAGGTCCTGCTGGACATGGGCTGCTTTCTGTCTATTGGCGGGCCGGTTACCTTTAAAAACGCGGGTAAGGCGGTGGAGATCGCAGAAAAGATTCCGCTGGAATCCCTGCTGATTGAAACGGACAGCCCTTATCTTACCCCACATCCGTACCGGGGACACCGAAACGATCCGGGGATGGTGCGGCTGGTGGCAGAGCGGATTGCGCAGATCCGGGGCATGGAGTATGATGAGGTGGCTCGGATTACCCTGGAGAACGCCTGCCGGTTTTTCGGAATCCGGCCACCGGCGGAGTAG
- a CDS encoding TatD family nuclease-associated radical SAM protein: protein MNTFVYGIGKSLYVNLTNRCTNRCDFCVRREGEGVGGYHLWLDREPNAQDVLDLIPDPSVWQEIVFCGYGEPMLRLDTLLSIASALREKDPDCKIRINTNGQANLHYGINVVPQLKGRIDTISISLNAPDAQSYQKMCHSEFGAEAFGGMLDFTRECVKLLPEVILSVVDVLSPEEIEKCRKIARDTGAEFRVREFIDSSDPDS, encoded by the coding sequence ATGAATACTTTTGTATATGGGATCGGGAAGTCATTGTACGTCAATCTGACCAATCGATGCACCAACCGGTGTGATTTTTGTGTGCGCAGGGAAGGAGAAGGGGTAGGCGGATATCATCTCTGGCTGGATCGGGAGCCGAATGCGCAGGATGTACTGGATTTGATTCCGGATCCGTCCGTCTGGCAGGAAATCGTATTTTGCGGTTATGGGGAACCGATGCTGCGGCTGGATACGCTTCTTTCCATTGCCTCCGCCCTCCGGGAAAAGGATCCGGATTGCAAAATACGGATCAATACCAACGGGCAGGCCAATCTGCACTACGGCATCAATGTTGTCCCGCAGCTTAAGGGGCGGATCGATACCATATCGATCAGTCTGAATGCCCCGGACGCACAAAGCTACCAAAAAATGTGTCATTCCGAATTTGGCGCGGAAGCCTTTGGTGGAATGTTGGATTTTACAAGGGAATGTGTAAAACTTCTTCCGGAGGTGATTCTGTCTGTTGTTGATGTCCTGAGTCCGGAGGAGATTGAAAAGTGCAGGAAAATTGCCCGGGATACCGGCGCAGAATTCAGGGTACGTGAATTTATTGATTCTTCTGATCCGGACAGTTGA
- a CDS encoding ubiquitin-like domain-containing protein, protein MSSHRWGFWSKFFVMLLIALIVAGGATAQLDNYVQNIARHVTLDDDGYRVEITTFENNVTELLNRYDITLGPGDEITPDPGTPLQKYTKIRITRAMPVWVEADGEKKNIHVTEGTVQDVLNKAEVTVREKDQVNHPLTDPVKPYDRIKVTRMDEEILTEKEAIPYQVHTRENSQMDEGVSKVVQEGKQGERQRKIQITYRDGVEVSRNVAGEAVTVSPVDHIVEKGTKKKQVPNSRGDRTRPSAASGKSTTRSSAASKGDAASYSAVRKMVATAYTAGGDGIGITASGRTARPHHTIAAPPDVPIGTKVYIPELVKFCAQRGITIDGIFTVEDRGGGIKGDKIDVYMEDIRMSRIWGRRTVSVHFIK, encoded by the coding sequence ATGAGTTCACACCGATGGGGCTTCTGGAGCAAGTTTTTTGTCATGCTCCTGATTGCCTTGATTGTTGCCGGAGGAGCGACTGCCCAGCTGGACAATTATGTGCAGAACATTGCCAGGCACGTAACGCTGGACGATGATGGGTATCGTGTTGAGATAACCACATTTGAGAACAATGTAACGGAATTGCTGAACAGGTACGATATTACCCTTGGACCGGGCGATGAAATCACACCGGACCCTGGGACGCCGTTGCAAAAGTATACGAAGATCCGAATCACAAGAGCCATGCCTGTATGGGTAGAGGCGGACGGGGAGAAGAAGAATATTCATGTAACGGAAGGAACGGTACAGGATGTTCTGAACAAGGCAGAAGTAACGGTGCGGGAAAAGGATCAGGTAAATCATCCTCTCACGGATCCGGTAAAGCCATATGATCGGATTAAAGTGACCCGCATGGATGAAGAAATCCTCACGGAAAAGGAAGCCATTCCTTACCAGGTTCACACCAGAGAAAACAGTCAAATGGATGAAGGAGTGAGCAAGGTTGTTCAGGAAGGGAAACAGGGAGAACGACAAAGAAAAATTCAGATCACTTACCGGGATGGAGTGGAAGTTTCCCGCAATGTAGCGGGGGAAGCAGTAACGGTTTCACCGGTGGATCATATTGTGGAAAAAGGGACGAAGAAGAAACAGGTACCGAATTCCAGAGGAGACAGAACTCGTCCCTCTGCAGCTTCCGGAAAGAGCACCACTCGTTCTTCCGCAGCTTCCAAAGGAGATGCCGCCAGCTATTCCGCAGTCCGGAAAATGGTGGCCACCGCATATACCGCAGGTGGCGACGGCATTGGGATCACGGCCAGCGGCAGGACTGCCCGGCCCCATCATACCATTGCTGCGCCGCCGGATGTTCCCATTGGCACGAAAGTCTATATTCCGGAGCTGGTAAAGTTCTGTGCACAGCGCGGGATAACCATTGACGGTATCTTTACCGTGGAAGACCGGGGCGGCGGCATCAAGGGCGACAAGATTGATGTCTATATGGAAGATATCAGGATGTCGCGGATATGGGGCAGGCGGACGGTAAGCGTGCATTTTATCAAATAG
- the rsmA gene encoding 16S rRNA (adenine(1518)-N(6)/adenine(1519)-N(6))-dimethyltransferase RsmA: MPSLTAPGELKELLARHGFRFSKSLGQNFLIDGNILNKIIEGAGITGQDKVLEIGPGVGTLTQALAREAEMVTAVEIDRALLPILEETLKGFSNVRVLRGDILKLNLNELIREQFQGSPFKVVANLPYYITTPIIMRFLEEEQPFVSITVMIQKEVAERMAARPGTREYGSLSTAVQFFTCPRILARVPANCFLPSPKVDSVVISLERRKKPAVAVNSRADFFRVSRAAFCQRRKTLLNSLSVSGLTDMDKSAWRKTLQELGIDPMRRGETLTLEELAGLSNHIFH; encoded by the coding sequence ATGCCATCATTGACGGCTCCCGGGGAACTGAAGGAACTTCTGGCCCGGCATGGTTTTCGTTTCAGCAAAAGCCTCGGCCAGAATTTCCTCATTGATGGGAATATATTAAATAAAATCATAGAGGGAGCCGGCATCACAGGGCAGGACAAAGTCCTGGAAATCGGCCCGGGAGTAGGTACCCTGACACAGGCACTGGCCCGGGAGGCAGAAATGGTAACAGCGGTGGAAATTGACCGCGCCCTGCTCCCGATTCTGGAGGAAACGCTGAAAGGGTTTTCCAATGTCCGTGTTCTCCGGGGGGATATCCTGAAGCTGAACCTGAATGAGCTGATCCGGGAACAGTTTCAGGGCTCTCCGTTCAAAGTGGTTGCCAACCTGCCCTACTACATCACCACTCCCATTATCATGCGTTTTCTGGAGGAGGAACAGCCTTTTGTTTCCATAACGGTTATGATCCAGAAGGAAGTGGCGGAAAGAATGGCCGCCAGGCCTGGAACCAGGGAATATGGATCCCTCAGTACGGCAGTACAGTTTTTTACCTGTCCCCGGATCCTTGCCAGGGTGCCTGCCAATTGTTTTCTTCCGTCTCCGAAAGTGGATTCGGTGGTAATATCCCTGGAGAGAAGGAAGAAGCCGGCCGTTGCGGTAAACAGCCGGGCGGATTTTTTCCGCGTCAGCCGGGCGGCGTTTTGCCAGAGGAGGAAAACACTGCTGAATTCCCTTTCCGTGTCCGGGCTTACAGATATGGACAAGAGCGCATGGAGAAAGACGCTGCAGGAACTGGGAATTGATCCGATGCGTCGTGGGGAGACCCTGACTCTGGAGGAATTGGCCGGACTGAGCAATCATATTTTTCATTAA
- a CDS encoding cell envelope integrity protein TolA — MLDNRQYHRSFIILKTQDSGFSLDDRKEAAGYCKMEIRNNQGKFMLYVQDMKPASPRQGIYDVMLLSSRDEVAPVKLTSIQVPDSGRGEYEIAFDPDDVRETGTPIDQFHAFAIVYRPLGEGHVLQYPLIGYSDKRVEMNWSGAVTEKLERFYGQKAPGRYAGPGPESKETPQEGGLLSVSWRTHGKKKAASGSDIGTVSDEKNSSGAKEISGGDGRQSESTYSGRESPEAIASAHREAARKEAEQEKTARKKAEQEEAARKKAEQEKAARKEAEQEKTARKKTEQEEAARKKAEQEKTARKKAEQEEAARKKAEQEEASLEFPHFDPPDIRYIYDRTEEQDTETDLSEESLPDKDILEEDTLDGNASEEAPDENSLYDRDTDINSPDTNGTEETGYAENVPYDNIMQEPMPPSNPAGSYPEGRSYWDQTKDYFNQLFQNNARVCPFDGIPETEWVRVENPNPSPYSCYGMTDYGGNGAADHYLVGLARHRGKVRYVIYGVPGIYSMVPPLSMQGFSGWLPVKNGYGAGYWLLYIDAISGNVAYPY; from the coding sequence TTGTTGGACAATCGTCAATATCACCGGTCCTTTATCATACTGAAAACCCAGGACAGCGGATTCAGCCTGGACGACCGGAAGGAAGCGGCCGGTTACTGCAAAATGGAGATCCGGAACAACCAGGGGAAGTTCATGCTCTATGTACAGGATATGAAACCTGCTTCGCCCCGGCAGGGCATCTACGATGTGATGCTGTTATCCAGCCGGGACGAAGTGGCGCCGGTCAAACTGACCAGCATACAGGTGCCGGACAGCGGCAGGGGAGAATATGAAATCGCATTTGATCCGGATGATGTTCGTGAAACAGGTACACCCATTGATCAGTTCCATGCATTTGCAATTGTTTATCGTCCGCTGGGGGAGGGGCATGTCCTGCAATATCCCCTGATCGGCTATTCGGACAAAAGGGTGGAGATGAACTGGTCCGGTGCGGTGACCGAAAAGCTGGAGCGTTTCTATGGGCAAAAGGCGCCTGGAAGATATGCGGGCCCTGGCCCGGAGTCAAAAGAGACGCCTCAGGAAGGCGGATTGCTGTCTGTTTCGTGGCGGACCCATGGAAAGAAGAAAGCAGCATCCGGATCGGATATCGGAACGGTATCCGATGAAAAAAATTCATCGGGCGCAAAGGAAATATCCGGTGGGGATGGACGGCAATCGGAAAGTACATATTCCGGCAGAGAAAGTCCGGAAGCCATAGCATCAGCGCACCGCGAAGCCGCACGGAAGGAAGCGGAGCAGGAAAAGACCGCACGGAAGAAAGCGGAGCAGGAAGAGGCTGCACGGAAGAAAGCGGAGCAGGAAAAGGCCGCACGGAAGGAAGCGGAGCAGGAAAAGACCGCACGGAAGAAAACGGAGCAGGAAGAGGCTGCACGGAAGAAAGCGGAACAGGAAAAGACCGCACGGAAGAAAGCGGAGCAGGAAGAGGCTGCACGAAAGAAAGCGGAACAGGAAGAGGCCAGTCTGGAATTCCCGCATTTTGATCCGCCGGATATCAGATATATTTACGACAGGACGGAAGAGCAGGATACCGAAACAGACCTGTCGGAAGAAAGCCTTCCGGACAAAGATATTCTGGAGGAAGATACATTGGACGGAAACGCTTCCGAAGAGGCCCCGGATGAAAATTCCTTATACGACAGGGATACGGATATAAATTCTCCGGATACGAACGGGACAGAGGAAACCGGATATGCGGAAAACGTGCCATATGACAATATAATGCAGGAACCCATGCCGCCATCCAATCCTGCCGGATCCTATCCGGAGGGAAGGTCCTATTGGGATCAGACAAAGGATTACTTCAACCAACTGTTTCAAAACAACGCAAGAGTCTGTCCCTTTGATGGTATCCCTGAAACGGAATGGGTCCGGGTGGAGAATCCGAATCCGTCGCCGTATTCCTGCTATGGGATGACAGACTATGGCGGCAACGGAGCTGCGGATCATTATCTGGTTGGCCTGGCCCGTCACAGGGGAAAGGTCCGGTATGTAATATATGGAGTGCCGGGGATATACAGTATGGTGCCTCCCCTGTCCATGCAGGGCTTTTCCGGATGGCTCCCTGTGAAAAACGGATACGGCGCAGGGTACTGGCTGCTTTATATCGACGCAATCAGCGGAAATGTTGCGTATCCTTATTAA
- the spo0A gene encoding sporulation transcription factor Spo0A, producing MSTKTRVVVIDDNPHIREIMASYIGMQDDMEVAGMAGDGIKGEEMIRSTLPDVVLLDMIMPQMDGLGVLEHLNQSGPEHLPAIICLSAVGQEDLIRKAIELGARYYMIKPFDFEMILNRIRALTGEPSQQNRKVFPAAPQSPRKNIEEKITDIFLTIGIPAHIKGYHFLREAIRMVVEDNDVINRITKELYPGIAKKFNTTPSKVERAIRHSIDVAWNRGRVENINQLFGYKVYDKNDKPTNGEFIALIADKLSMEESA from the coding sequence ATGTCAACAAAGACGAGAGTGGTAGTGATCGATGACAATCCCCACATCAGAGAAATCATGGCATCCTATATCGGCATGCAGGACGACATGGAAGTGGCAGGAATGGCAGGGGATGGAATCAAAGGGGAAGAAATGATTCGAAGCACTTTGCCGGACGTCGTATTGTTGGATATGATAATGCCGCAGATGGATGGCCTCGGGGTGTTGGAGCATCTCAACCAAAGCGGTCCGGAACATCTGCCTGCCATCATCTGCCTGTCCGCCGTGGGGCAGGAGGATCTGATCCGGAAAGCCATTGAGCTGGGTGCCAGATATTACATGATCAAACCATTCGATTTTGAAATGATTCTGAACCGCATCCGGGCATTGACCGGAGAGCCGTCCCAGCAGAACCGGAAAGTATTTCCGGCTGCACCGCAGTCTCCCCGAAAAAACATTGAAGAGAAAATCACGGACATCTTTCTGACCATTGGGATTCCTGCCCACATCAAAGGATACCATTTTCTGAGGGAAGCAATCAGAATGGTTGTGGAGGATAACGATGTCATCAATCGGATCACCAAGGAACTGTATCCGGGCATTGCCAAAAAGTTCAATACCACCCCCAGCAAGGTGGAGCGCGCCATCCGGCATTCCATTGACGTTGCCTGGAACCGCGGCCGGGTGGAGAACATTAATCAGCTCTTTGGCTATAAGGTCTATGACAAGAATGACAAGCCAACCAACGGAGAATTCATCGCATTGATCGCCGATAAGCTGTCGATGGAAGAGTCCGCCTGA
- a CDS encoding Veg family protein, whose protein sequence is MQVIDKRMGCEDVINAEALSRAREAVESNIGQKVRLKANRGRKRTYVREGVIVDTYGNIFTVEVDVNKKSVQTLSYTYSDILTSNVELTVCSSNEKICVS, encoded by the coding sequence ATGCAGGTGATTGATAAGCGGATGGGATGTGAAGATGTGATCAATGCGGAAGCTTTGTCCAGAGCCCGGGAAGCTGTGGAATCCAATATAGGACAAAAAGTCAGGCTGAAGGCAAACCGGGGACGAAAAAGGACATATGTCAGGGAAGGCGTTATTGTGGACACCTATGGCAATATTTTTACAGTGGAAGTGGATGTCAACAAAAAATCCGTGCAAACCCTTTCCTATACTTATTCAGATATTCTGACCTCCAATGTGGAGCTCACGGTATGCAGCAGCAATGAAAAAATCTGTGTCAGCTGA
- a CDS encoding DUF3794 domain-containing protein, giving the protein MAIECSRNLMKLNQVVGEESSQALVEGEINVPDSREPVVRILDISCDAIINSHEVIQDKIMVEGILRYDALYIPEGEDAAVDAVDAEIGFTQYLEMPGVQPGMTSRLQLDVEHIDYELVSGRRINVKAVLNLYGRVSQVMELEAVQDFTGLTDVEALTDHIRTSVSGEAGNAQTMVREDLELSDSMPSILKILRKEARVQIQEKKAVDNKVVVHGDVDLNLLYLCDDEEDPVQFLEQSIPFSHSVDIPGAYQGMDCTADVTVSEFYTDPRENINNELRIIDAELILNLEAQVFETQEDEILVDAYSPSVPMELKKRKIRLQQFAGETQEQTVVKESITFPEGVPKARKILYVDARPSIAEESVGDGKVLLEGILSVQVVYQTNESALLIGSFREDVPFQHTLTMEDIDSSMECRSEAVTEHMDTTLTAQDEVELKAAVLLKTSVTRTIEKEIIIGAGESENVSAGAPGIYIYFVQPGDNLWNVAKKYNTTISDILKYNETTEEESELGPGTKLMIFKKLESSVV; this is encoded by the coding sequence TTGGCAATCGAATGCAGTAGGAATTTGATGAAACTGAACCAGGTAGTTGGTGAGGAATCATCCCAGGCGCTGGTTGAGGGCGAAATAAATGTACCGGATTCCAGGGAACCGGTGGTGCGGATATTGGATATAAGCTGTGATGCAATCATCAACAGTCATGAAGTCATTCAGGATAAGATCATGGTGGAAGGGATTCTGCGCTATGACGCCCTGTATATCCCGGAAGGGGAGGACGCCGCAGTGGATGCCGTGGATGCTGAAATCGGGTTTACCCAGTATCTTGAAATGCCCGGCGTTCAGCCCGGGATGACTTCACGGCTCCAACTGGATGTGGAGCATATCGATTACGAGCTGGTTTCGGGAAGGAGGATCAATGTAAAAGCTGTTCTGAATCTATACGGCCGGGTCAGCCAGGTCATGGAACTGGAAGCCGTTCAGGATTTTACCGGTCTAACGGATGTGGAAGCCCTGACAGATCATATCCGCACCTCAGTAAGCGGGGAAGCCGGGAATGCGCAGACCATGGTGCGGGAAGACCTGGAGCTTTCCGATTCCATGCCGTCCATTCTGAAAATTTTACGGAAGGAGGCAAGGGTACAGATTCAGGAAAAAAAGGCAGTGGACAACAAAGTTGTGGTTCATGGGGATGTGGATCTGAATCTTCTCTATCTTTGCGACGATGAGGAGGATCCGGTACAGTTTCTGGAGCAGAGCATTCCATTCAGTCATTCCGTGGACATTCCCGGTGCGTATCAGGGTATGGACTGCACGGCGGATGTAACGGTTTCCGAATTTTATACGGATCCGCGGGAGAACATCAACAACGAACTGCGGATCATCGATGCGGAACTGATTCTCAATCTGGAGGCGCAGGTGTTTGAAACACAGGAAGATGAGATTCTTGTAGATGCCTACAGCCCTTCTGTTCCCATGGAACTGAAGAAACGGAAGATCAGGCTGCAGCAGTTTGCGGGAGAAACCCAGGAGCAGACGGTGGTAAAGGAAAGCATCACCTTTCCCGAAGGAGTGCCAAAGGCCAGAAAGATTTTGTATGTGGATGCCAGACCATCCATAGCTGAGGAAAGTGTCGGGGACGGAAAGGTCCTGCTGGAAGGGATCCTGTCTGTCCAGGTGGTGTATCAGACCAATGAATCCGCTCTGCTGATCGGAAGCTTCCGTGAGGACGTTCCTTTTCAGCATACCCTTACCATGGAGGATATCGACAGCAGCATGGAATGCCGAAGTGAGGCGGTCACGGAGCATATGGACACAACCCTGACGGCACAGGATGAGGTGGAGCTGAAAGCTGCCGTTCTCCTGAAAACCAGTGTAACGCGTACCATAGAGAAGGAGATCATCATCGGAGCCGGGGAATCGGAAAACGTGTCCGCCGGGGCACCGGGTATCTACATCTATTTTGTTCAGCCGGGTGATAATCTCTGGAATGTTGCAAAGAAATACAATACCACCATTTCCGATATCCTGAAATACAATGAAACGACAGAGGAGGAATCCGAACTGGGTCCGGGGACGAAGCTGATGATCTTCAAAAAGCTGGAAAGCTCAGTGGTCTGA
- the ispE gene encoding 4-(cytidine 5'-diphospho)-2-C-methyl-D-erythritol kinase, whose product MRKIRLRAPGKINWTLDVTGRRPDGYHEVEMLLQSIGLWDEIILTERREGIRIVGDLRGVPRNGDNLAAKAAEQIRESCGLDAGVEIAIHKRIPIAAGLAGGSSDAAAVLVGLNVLWDADLPEERLRQLGSRLGADVPFCISGGTAVARGIGDRLTPLSPLEGIWLVLVKPPFGVSTASVYEALSMESRAGHPDWKKAYDSLQAADFAGFPRGTANVLESVTRAQHPEIREIRQALRKAGAVASSMSGSGPAVFGVFPDYGQARRASEKLREHFAKTSQVYLVETLGEGVEILPSV is encoded by the coding sequence ATGCGGAAGATCAGGCTCAGGGCCCCCGGGAAAATCAACTGGACCCTGGATGTAACCGGCCGGCGGCCCGACGGATATCATGAAGTGGAGATGCTCCTGCAGTCCATCGGGCTTTGGGATGAAATCATTCTGACCGAAAGAAGGGAAGGGATCCGGATTGTCGGCGATTTGCGGGGCGTTCCCCGGAATGGGGACAATCTGGCGGCAAAGGCGGCGGAGCAGATCCGGGAAAGCTGTGGGTTGGACGCCGGTGTGGAGATTGCAATCCACAAGAGGATTCCGATTGCCGCCGGTCTGGCAGGCGGCAGCTCGGATGCGGCAGCGGTACTGGTGGGATTGAATGTTCTCTGGGATGCTGACTTGCCGGAGGAAAGGCTGCGACAGCTTGGAAGCAGGCTGGGTGCGGATGTTCCGTTCTGTATTTCGGGAGGAACGGCGGTGGCCCGCGGAATTGGGGACAGGCTGACGCCTCTGTCTCCCCTGGAAGGAATCTGGCTGGTTTTGGTCAAACCGCCTTTTGGAGTATCCACTGCTTCGGTTTATGAGGCATTGTCCATGGAGAGCAGGGCCGGACATCCCGACTGGAAAAAGGCATATGACAGTCTGCAGGCGGCGGATTTTGCCGGTTTTCCCAGGGGAACGGCAAATGTTTTGGAGTCGGTCACCCGGGCTCAGCATCCGGAAATCCGTGAGATTCGTCAGGCACTCCGGAAAGCAGGCGCTGTCGCCAGCAGTATGAGCGGAAGCGGCCCTGCGGTGTTTGGTGTCTTTCCGGATTACGGACAGGCGCGGAGGGCATCGGAAAAGCTGAGGGAGCACTTCGCGAAAACATCTCAGGTATATCTGGTGGAAACTTTGGGGGAGGGAGTAGAGATTTTACCATCTGTATAG
- the spoIIR gene encoding stage II sporulation protein R encodes MKKRVWISLVMAVLIAFSFTWSGRDQTPERDDLIRLHVIANSDSPEDQALKLRIRDQLLLTFGSAFQEAHSMSQAREVIRDNLDKMESIAQAEIQRSGCDYPVRAQLGMFPFPTKAYGDVVYPAGSYEALRVVIGKGTGANWWCVMFPPLCFVDVSGGVAKRPAEEAGKPEEEAKDTTLDSKAQQESAADSKVQQESGKTAGGPDLSGREQESATKVVYTFKAVEWWKSVRIWAAHLFS; translated from the coding sequence ATGAAGAAGCGCGTTTGGATTTCTCTGGTGATGGCGGTTCTGATTGCCTTTTCCTTTACCTGGTCCGGCAGGGATCAGACACCGGAAAGGGATGACCTGATCCGGCTGCATGTGATTGCCAACAGCGATTCACCGGAGGATCAGGCTCTGAAGCTGCGGATCCGGGACCAGCTGCTTCTGACTTTCGGGAGCGCATTTCAGGAAGCGCATTCCATGAGTCAGGCCAGGGAAGTGATCCGGGATAACCTGGATAAAATGGAGTCCATCGCCCAGGCGGAGATCCAAAGATCCGGATGCGATTATCCGGTCCGGGCACAGCTTGGAATGTTCCCGTTTCCAACAAAGGCATACGGGGATGTGGTATATCCCGCAGGAAGCTATGAGGCCCTTCGCGTTGTAATCGGAAAAGGAACGGGCGCGAACTGGTGGTGTGTGATGTTTCCTCCCCTTTGTTTTGTGGATGTGTCCGGCGGTGTGGCAAAAAGGCCCGCAGAGGAGGCAGGGAAACCGGAAGAGGAGGCAAAGGATACCACCCTGGACAGCAAGGCTCAGCAGGAGTCTGCCGCGGACAGCAAGGTTCAGCAGGAGTCCGGAAAGACTGCAGGGGGGCCGGATTTGTCCGGACGGGAGCAGGAGTCCGCGACGAAGGTTGTCTATACATTTAAGGCGGTGGAATGGTGGAAGAGTGTCCGGATATGGGCCGCGCATCTGTTTTCATAA
- the ypeB gene encoding germination protein YpeB: MTVSIKAKWVLPVILAVVLIVTGAWGFSQYRINQQYRIHMENIYQKSFYELVGNVGSVESSLAKLMVSGDENQRGKLLSAISRQADAAQMDLGQLPVSHVALDKTSKYLNQLSDYSYYLDRKVSDGMPISGEEMKNLKTLHENAARLSQNLSDLNREAMEKKSGWGQFIKNENPDFYKVSDDLYTKQFTKIQKTGINYPRLIYDGPFTETSERAGGAALKGSDITQEQAKAIAAGFVGKGRVSKVKNTSDSSNGPLDTWGVNIWTKEDPKSPAYVAVSKKGGKVVAMISSHTSGSAGLSIDEATKRAKKFLDENGYPGMVPTYQQNFDGTSTINFAYAEKGTIVYPDLIKVKIGLDDGKIFGFEAGNYLTAHKERKPGQPKLTMEQARKRIHPNLKITSSRTAIIPTESRSERFCYEFKGEYGGNRFIVYLDANTGEEADILQIIDTENGSLTM; the protein is encoded by the coding sequence ATGACGGTATCAATAAAAGCAAAATGGGTCCTGCCTGTTATACTGGCAGTCGTCCTGATCGTGACGGGGGCTTGGGGATTCAGTCAATATCGGATCAATCAGCAGTATCGGATTCATATGGAAAACATCTATCAAAAGTCCTTTTATGAGCTGGTGGGGAATGTCGGAAGTGTGGAATCCTCCCTGGCCAAGCTTATGGTCAGCGGCGATGAGAACCAGCGCGGGAAGCTTCTCTCGGCAATCAGCCGTCAGGCGGATGCCGCCCAGATGGATCTGGGGCAATTGCCGGTGTCCCATGTTGCCCTGGACAAAACGTCAAAGTATCTGAATCAGTTATCGGATTATTCCTATTACCTGGACCGAAAGGTTTCCGATGGAATGCCCATCAGCGGGGAGGAAATGAAAAATCTGAAAACGCTCCATGAAAATGCAGCCCGGCTGAGTCAGAACCTGAGTGATTTGAACCGGGAGGCCATGGAAAAGAAATCCGGATGGGGACAATTTATCAAAAACGAAAATCCGGATTTTTACAAAGTGTCGGATGATCTTTATACCAAACAGTTCACCAAGATACAGAAAACAGGGATCAATTATCCGAGGCTGATTTATGACGGACCGTTTACCGAAACATCGGAGCGGGCAGGAGGCGCCGCCCTGAAGGGATCCGACATTACCCAGGAGCAGGCAAAGGCCATTGCAGCAGGCTTTGTGGGAAAAGGCAGGGTATCAAAGGTGAAAAATACGTCGGACAGCTCCAATGGGCCTCTGGACACCTGGGGAGTGAACATCTGGACCAAAGAAGATCCGAAATCGCCGGCTTATGTAGCCGTCAGCAAAAAGGGCGGAAAGGTGGTTGCGATGATCAGCAGCCATACATCCGGCAGTGCCGGGCTTTCCATCGATGAAGCCACAAAACGGGCCAAAAAGTTTCTGGATGAAAACGGATACCCCGGCATGGTTCCGACTTATCAGCAGAATTTTGACGGCACGTCCACCATCAATTTTGCCTACGCGGAAAAAGGCACTATCGTATATCCCGATCTGATCAAGGTGAAAATAGGACTGGATGACGGAAAAATCTTTGGCTTTGAAGCAGGGAACTATCTGACCGCCCACAAGGAGCGAAAGCCGGGGCAGCCGAAGCTGACCATGGAACAAGCCCGAAAGCGGATTCATCCCAATCTGAAAATCACTTCCTCCCGGACGGCCATCATCCCCACGGAAAGCAGAAGCGAACGTTTCTGCTATGAATTCAAGGGAGAATACGGAGGAAACCGGTTTATTGTATATCTGGACGCCAATACAGGGGAAGAGGCGGATATTCTTCAGATAATCGATACGGAAAACGGTTCCCTGACCATGTAA